In a single window of the Bubalus kerabau isolate K-KA32 ecotype Philippines breed swamp buffalo chromosome 18, PCC_UOA_SB_1v2, whole genome shotgun sequence genome:
- the CENPH gene encoding centromere protein H gives METQSEEEAVTKPADSGGEGGPPQVAGAQAARPEDRMTLLLRLRAQTKQQLLEYKSMVDANEEKTPEQIMQEKQIEAKIEELENEVEEAKTAFEMKKLALDRMQLSTALKKHLEKVDIKTSVLMDNMKQILNLNKLIMKSQQETWDLEEKLLDVRKKRLQLKQASERKLLEIQTEKNKQKDDLDSMENSDKIKAIQQNLETEIQITTVIQHVFQNLILGSKVNWAEDPALKETVLQLEKNLTMI, from the exons ATGGAGACGCAGTCCGAGGAGGAAGCCGTCACCAAGCCTGCGGACTCCGGAGGGGAAGGCGGGCCGCCACAGGTCGCCGGCGCCCAGGCGGCGCGTCCGGAGGACCGCATGACCCTGCTGCTCAG GCTAAGAGCACAGACCAAACAACAACTCTTGGAATATAAGTCAATGGTTGATGCAA atGAAGAAAAGACTCCAGAACAAATCATGCAGGAAAAGCAAATTGAAGC TAAAATTGAAGAACTAGAAAATGAAGTTGAAGAGGCAAAAACtgcttttgaaatgaaaaagctTGCATTAGACAG GATGCAACTTTCAACTGCACttaaaaaacacctggagaaggTTGACATCAAGACTAG tGTGCTCATGGATAACATGAAACAAATACTAAATctgaataaattaataatgaaaTCACAGCAG GAAACTTGGGATTTGGAGGAAAAATTGCTTGATGTTAGAAAGAAGAGATTGC AATTAAAACAAGCTTCAGAAAGAAAGCTTTTAGAAATacagactgaaaaaaacaaacagaaagatgaTTTGGATAGTATGGAAAATTCGGACAAAATAAAGGCCATACAACAAAACCTGGAGACAGAGATACAGATTACTACAGTTATTCAACATGTGTTCCAG aaCCTCATTTTGGGGAGTAAAGTCAACTGGGCAGAGGATCCTGCCCTCAAGGAAACTGTTCTGCAGCTTGAGAAGAATCTCACAATGATCTAA